A stretch of the Bacteroidales bacterium genome encodes the following:
- a CDS encoding AbgT family transporter yields the protein MIKPDKSSGFISRFLGGVERVGNKLPHPATLFAMFAGFVILLSGIVSLFDFSVIHPGTGEKIETVSLMTVHGLHLIITKMVTNFTSFAPLGTVLVALLGIGIMESSGLMSTALRNLVLAAPKRFLTFAIVFTGILSNTASEVGYVVLVPLGGMIFLAVGRNPIAGIAAAFAGVSGGYSANLLLGTIDPLLAGLSEEAAHIVDPSYEVNPAANYYFMFVSTFFIAAAGTWVTEKIIVPRLGTYKGTAKPETLSQLTTDEKKGLRYTYITLAVLVLIMLWGVFPINAGIWDSIPFTGFLRNQETGSLLRSPFMSGIVAIIFITAGILGIAYGIGAKTLKSNHDVINGMGKSMSTLGTYIVLVFFAAQFVAYFNWTNLGLITAVKGADLIGSVGMGRIPLMISLVLLAAIINLVIGSASAKWAIMAPVFIPMFMLLGYSPEFTQLTYRVGDSVTNIIAPMMSYFALIVAFVEKYDKRSGIGTIIATMLPYTIVFLIVWLALLILWITLGLPIGPGAEMYYAI from the coding sequence ATGATCAAACCTGACAAATCTTCGGGCTTTATCTCACGCTTTCTTGGCGGTGTTGAAAGAGTCGGAAACAAGCTTCCCCACCCAGCTACATTGTTTGCCATGTTTGCAGGTTTTGTGATCCTGCTTTCAGGCATCGTCAGCCTTTTTGATTTTTCAGTGATCCATCCGGGAACGGGCGAGAAAATTGAAACCGTCAGCCTGATGACAGTGCACGGTTTACACCTGATTATTACTAAAATGGTTACCAATTTCACCAGTTTCGCTCCGCTTGGAACAGTTCTGGTGGCGTTGTTGGGAATTGGCATCATGGAATCCAGTGGACTCATGTCAACGGCTCTGCGAAATCTTGTGCTTGCAGCTCCCAAACGTTTCCTCACTTTTGCAATCGTATTTACAGGCATTCTCTCAAATACCGCCAGCGAAGTTGGCTATGTGGTACTAGTTCCTTTGGGTGGCATGATTTTCCTGGCAGTCGGGCGAAATCCGATCGCGGGCATCGCGGCAGCTTTTGCAGGCGTTTCGGGGGGTTACAGTGCGAACCTTTTGCTTGGAACCATTGACCCTTTGCTTGCCGGGCTTTCAGAAGAAGCAGCACATATTGTTGATCCCAGCTATGAAGTCAACCCAGCTGCCAACTATTATTTCATGTTTGTAAGCACTTTTTTCATCGCCGCCGCCGGAACATGGGTGACTGAAAAAATCATTGTACCGAGGCTGGGAACCTATAAAGGAACAGCAAAACCAGAAACCCTCAGCCAACTTACCACCGATGAAAAAAAAGGGCTCAGATACACATATATTACTTTGGCAGTACTCGTGTTGATCATGCTTTGGGGAGTTTTTCCAATAAACGCTGGTATATGGGATAGCATTCCTTTTACCGGCTTTCTGCGAAACCAGGAAACCGGAAGTCTGTTACGATCTCCGTTTATGTCGGGCATTGTTGCCATCATTTTTATTACTGCCGGTATATTAGGTATTGCTTATGGGATCGGGGCTAAAACATTAAAAAGCAATCATGACGTCATCAATGGCATGGGCAAATCCATGTCAACATTGGGAACCTATATCGTGCTCGTATTTTTTGCTGCACAATTTGTAGCTTATTTCAACTGGACCAACCTGGGGCTGATTACAGCTGTAAAAGGCGCCGATCTTATCGGCTCAGTTGGCATGGGACGAATACCGCTCATGATCAGCCTGGTGCTGCTTGCTGCAATTATTAACCTTGTGATTGGCAGCGCCTCAGCCAAATGGGCCATCATGGCACCGGTTTTTATTCCAATGTTTATGCTCCTCGGATATTCTCCGGAGTTCACACAATTAACTTACCGGGTGGGCGACAGTGTAACTAACATCATTGCTCCCATGATGTCCTACTTCGCACTGATAGTTGCCTTTGTTGAAAAATACGATAAGCGTTCAGGAATCGGAACCATTATTGCCACCATGCTGCCTTACACTATTGTATTTTTGATTGTATGGCTAGCCTTGCTCATTCTATGGATAACGCTCGGCTTGCCAATTGGGCCGGGAGCGGAGATGTATTATGCGATCTGA